In Penicillium oxalicum strain HP7-1 chromosome I, whole genome shotgun sequence, a single window of DNA contains:
- a CDS encoding Autophagy-related protein 2, protein MSYFLPSFIQKRLLKYALSRLGIVDTDALDPDNLGIRWGQRSTVELRDIGLKLEKLTTLLNIPPNFELLSARVHLLRITVPADIYSSGIACEACGINVHIRVLPDEAAAEKNATSSPQSSSSNPPEDERILPDATNLAHSFLETEPTEEKKELQAALSSQSHILHRSNSSTDDEDEELGLGNETLSLPSFVAGFLRGVADRFQLKIKNVAVRLDMELKQDGPSKRYPENKPDLVSGLLTVGEVDVHGTSEFTAGRDEPLPVRAGKRLVACSGIDFGLISDSGVFRNYARFTVPASPATTMRSKDSQSPERTFSPPPFQSSDSDLDLAMTRSTIFEPSYGPNDGEDSEQDNSDNTSHGHIAVDWSAAREHAIGQPTSPISSNGTPSHDGRFSDAASEDEFTHHTSLDDSRESLSEIPFLDNPDYLESVIDTQFDDFDEEPPAPLRPRRRQITESLSNPENLLPENQCHQNHRDEAGAPESFDLEEVAEKSIFGESGSRDQYQIHSEPVGLPGSHDEMMSCGDVDGSLSQTGLVSSIHLKQGSQSDGGSVSSEQDTSGTDLMESQYFSHDEAQSLYMSALSQGGSFAPRMPGAWESTHPQSSTGSCAQTTEDEGVPTAGQDPSNVSTPRVNEESTRSYFEERVDQNHFSSRSVPTDRSPTPTPSLPVSSTSGEQRKPILSVDKVLIWLPSNLSEVDSDMAAPKMPAEQTDSDPRNVSSREPTYEDSMLASRAYAAIGSPNNLNEPYLSLGDSNDGISGNKSIAVEIFTISIQFDIAIGWLLIKAGQYLSSAFGGRDDGQRKQSGSSEQPTLQASLRVDTHSISVNFVEHVVEESYVFPHTFVTPPFSPDQEGLILQVKASLLAFHMSTSERRTVQRLDISTLTFGTSSEQIISFNEGLKMRTSTRDFAVSSQNDIHISLTKSADAVKVDVSTLPLHINLNIHHLEEVLGWMGGLSSILELGSSISSTSTMKGAPEVSKKRPRAVHFETPAFASLEEKRVSVPWKVNARLGGVVVDVIGESHYINLSTTAIKVVSRFEGVGVQIDKARLTGPHLVDNSSDPPAKLTLSNIRVEFLFSPKEIDLDRLLTIITPSKDRYDDDDDIMVDTLLRQRRQGSVLRVTISGMKTVISNVSSLAPLKVLGSELARLSTVTKYLPEDDRPGILTLTLVRDLETQVHLGTEVGDINCRLTNAEVAWISMPSLVATQIETIAITRNRGEELIGEALMSIKEQGPAMSHPPIFMARFIPDEMDPTFKIKLQNLRVEYTISSVLAFMGLSESVTGGELASEMANSITNLADRSGQFVGSSGSPTSEIRAPSSSEKPIKIAVVFQDCVLGLNPRNSPAKALVVLTNSKFGGAVHGDESSEANLDIRKASILIIDDTKNEGSVDNLRQRTSAVTQSDQVQEYISLGYVPVSSLSTATAAVKIMRLAEDGSKSLDVELKNRLLILETCADSTQTLINILNGLQPPTPPSVAVKYRTEVTPLQDMLASFSGNDFDAEVQPARSPEGTAEVSEVNSDELEYVSEFYPKGYEPPDATASEPPEVSASGELADSFQSNFHVSSSLTELDFQEDHFAKSSAVGGTAHRWDTAENTYGLSNDQKLHKSPLRVRVRDVHVIWNLFDGFDWQRTRDTISKAVEEVEMKATERRARTSRMFPAAEEEEESVIGDFLFNSIYIGIPANKDPRELHREINRDINDLSSETGSYATSTTVTGVTPRQGRSTHVREKKKLRLHRSKHHKMTFELSGICADLVVFPPGSEETQSSLDVRIKDLEVFDHVPTSTWKKFATYLHEAGERESGTSMIHLEILTVKPIPELAASEIVLKATVLPLRLHVDQDALDFMSRFFEFRDASVEASPTPADAPFLQRVEVNAIQVKLDFKPKRVDYAGLRSGRTTEFMNFFVLDGSDLVLRHVIIYGVSGFDRLGITLNDIWTPDVKANQLPGVLAGLAPIRSLVNVGGGVRQLFVVPMREYQKDGRIVRSIQKGAVAFAKTTSSELVKLGAKLAIGTQTVLQGAEDLLASPQDAAAMLEEDHDDDGESNKISPYAEQPLGVVQGLRGAFRGLERDLLLARDAVVAVPGEVVESGNAKDAAKAVLRRAPTLILRPAIGVSKAVGQTLLGAGNSLDPSNRRKMEDKYKRH, encoded by the exons ATGTCGTACTTCCTACCTTCGTTCATCCAGAAGCGCTTGCTGAAATATGCCCTATCGCGCCTGGGTATTGTCGATACCGATGCATTGGATCCCGATAACCTTGGGATACGCTGGGGACAGCGTAGTACGGTGGAACTGAGGGATATCGGTTTGAAGCTAGAG AAATTAACAACTCTTCTCAACATCCCTCCCAACTTCGAACTACTTAGTGCCCGCGTCCATCTGCTTCGGATCACCGTTCCGGCCGACATCTACAGCAGCGGTATAGCCTGCGAAGCCTGCGGCATAAACGTACATATTCGAGTTCTCCCAGATGAAGCAGCTGCAGAGAAGAATGCTACCTCAAGTCcgcagtcatcttcttcgaatCCTCCTGAAGATGAGCGAATTCTGCCCGACGCGACAAATTTGGCTCACTCATTTCTGGAGACCGAGCCAacggaggaaaagaaagagctgCAGGCCGCCTTGTCATCCCAGTCACATATACTGCACAGGAGTAACTCTTCcacagatgatgaggatgaggagcttGGGCTGGGGAACGAAACATTATCACTTCCGAGCTTCGTTGCAGGATTTCTGAGAGGCGTGGCGGACCGTTTTCAGTTGAAGATCAAAAATGTGGCCGTGAGGCTGGACATGGAACTGAAGCAGGATGGCCCCTCGAAGAGATATCCTGAGAATAAGCCGGATCTTGTCTCAGGCTTGCTGACCGTCGGCGAAGTCGACGTACACGGCACATCAGAGTTTACTGCTGGTCGAGACGAGCCGCTGCCAGTACGTGCCGGCAAACGGCTGGTTGCGTGTTCAGGAATTGATTTCGGTCTCATTTCCGACTCGGGTGTTTTTAGGAATTATGCCCGATTTACTGTGCCAGCGTCTCCAGCCACAACAATGCGATCAAAAGACAGTCAAAGTCCTGAAAGGActttttctcctccaccATTTCAATCTTCAGACTCAGATTTGGACTTGGCTATGACAAGGTCGACAATCTTTGAACCTTCTTACGGTCCCAATGACGGCGAAGATAGTGAACAAGATAATAGCGACAATACCTCACATGGTCACATCGCTGTTGATTGGAGCGCCGCTAGAGAACATGCAATTGGACAGCCGACTTCACCTATCTCCTCAAACGGGACGCCTTCCCATGATGGCCGTTTCTCAGACGCGGCTTCTGAAGATGAATTCACGCACCACACCTCCCTTGACGATTCTCGGGAATCTTTAAGCGAAATTCCATTCTTGGACAATCCTGATTACTTGGAATCTGTGATCGATACCCAATTCGATGACTTCGATGAAGAACCGCCCGCTCCGCTTCGGCCTCGAAGGCGGCAAATTACAGAAAGCTTATCCAATCCCGAAAATCTGCTTCCTGAAAATCAGTGTCATCAAAATCATCGAGACGAAGCGGGAGCTCCTGAATCGttcgatcttgaagaagTTGCAGAGAAGTCAATTTTCGGGGAATCGGGTTCACGCGATCAATATCAAATCCATTCCGAGCCCGTCGGCTTACCCGGTTCTCATGATGAGATGATGTCTTGCGGGGACGTAGATGGGTCTCTATCTCAAACGGGCTTGGTTTCGTCGATTCACTTGAAACAAGGCTCTCAGTCCGATGGCGGAAGTGTGTCTTCTGAGCAAGACACATCTGGTACAGATCTCATGGAATCCCAGTACTTCTCCCATGACGAGGCTCAAAGTTTGTATATGAGCGCTTTGAGTCAAGGTGGTTCCTTTGCGCCGAGAATGCCGGGTGCATGGGAGTCAACCCATCCCCAGTCAAGCACAGGAAGCTGTGCGCAGACTACCGAGGACGAAGGTGTTCCCACGGCCGGACAGGATCCATCCAATGTATCAACGCCAAGGGTAAATGAAGAATCAACGCGTTCTTACTTTGAGGAACGTGTTGATCAGAACCATTTCTCGTCTCGATCTGTACCTACAGATAGGAGCCCTACACCAACGCCCTCATTGCCGGTCAGCAGCACATCGGGTGAACAGAGGAAACCTATCTTGAGCGTTGATAAAGTCCTCATATGGTTACCGTCAAATCTCAGCGAGGTAGATTCAGACATGGCCGCTCCGAAAATGCCTGCGGAACAGACAGACAGTGATCCCAGAAATGTATCATCGCGTGAGCCTACATACGAGGATAGCATGTTGGCTTCGAGGGCTTATGCAGCTATTGGGTCGCCGAACAACTTGAACGAGCCCTACCTGTCACTTGGAGATAGTAACGATGGCATTTCAGGCAACAAATCAATCGCAGTAGAGATTTTTACAATTTCTATTCAATTCGACATCGCTATTGGCTGGCTTTTGATCAAGGCAGGTCAGTATCTCAGCTCGGCGTTTGGCGGCCGTGATGATGGTCAGCGGAAGCAGTCCGGCTCGTCGGAACAACCTACTTTGCAAGCAAGCCTGAGGGTTGATACGCACAGCATATCAGTCAACTTCGTTGAGCACGTGGTCGAAGAATCATACGTGTTCCCACATACGTTTGTGACACCACCTTTCTCTccagatcaagaaggcctGATCTTGCAAGTCAAGGCCTCATTATTGGCATTTCATATGTCCACGAGCGAGAGGCGCACAGTCCAGAGACTTGATATCTCCACTCTCACCTTTGGAACATCCTCAGAACAAATCATCTCCTTCAATGAAGGCTTGAAGATGCGTACCTCGACGCGGGACTTTGCGGTTTCGTCCCAAAATGATATTCACATCTCTCTGACGAAATCCGCAGACGCTGTCAAGGTCGACGTTTCGACTCTTCCTTTACACATCAATCTCAATATACATCATTTAGAGGAGGTTCTCGGATGGATGGGTGGTCTCAGCTCCATCCTTGAACTTGGGAGCTCGATTTCGTCCACGTCAACCATGAAGGGTGCACCCGAAGTGAGTAAAAAGCGTCCACGTGCTGTTCACTTTGAGACACCAGCTTTTGCTTCTCTTGAGGAGAAACGAGTCTCTGTTCCTTGGAAAGTGAATGCGCGATTGGGAGGTGTCGTGGTTGATGTCATTGGTGAATCACATTACATCAATCTCAGCACTACCGCCATAAAGGTCGTCAGTCGATTCGAAGGTGTTGGCGTCCAGATTGACAAAGCCAGACTGACCGGACCGCACTTGGTCGACAACTCATCTGACCCACCTGCGAAGTTGACTTTGTCCAACATCCGCGTCGAATTCTTATTTTCGCCGAAAGAGATCGACCTGGATCGTCTCTTAACCATCATTACGCCATCTAAAGACAgatatgatgatgacgatgacatTATGGTTGACACCCTGCTTCGGCAACGAAGACAGGGGTCAGTTCTCCGGGTAACGATTTCAGGCATGAAGACGGTGATTTCGAACGTGTCTTCCCTGGCGCCACTCAAAGTGCTTGGCTCGGAGTTAGCTCGGCTATCTACCGTAACGAAATATTTACCTGAGGATGATCGCCCAGGCATTTTAACCTTGACATTGGTCAGGGATCTTGAGACACAAGTTCATTTGGGAACGGAAGTTGGGGACATTAATTGTCGTCTCACCAACGCCGAGGTCGCGTGGATTAGCATGCCTTCCTTGGTTGCAACCCAGATTGAGACCATAGCCATCACTCGAAATCGTGGAGAGGAACTGATTGGTGAAGCTTTAATGTCGATCAAAGAGCAGGGTCCTGCTATGTCGCATCCGCCTATCTTCATGGCTCGGTTCATTccagatgagatggatccCACGTTCAAGATTAAACTGCAAAACCTGCGCGTCGAATACACAATCTCCTCGGTTTTGGCATTCATGGGGCTCAGTGAAAGTGTAACTGGGGGAGAACTGGCAAGTGAGATGGCAAACTCAATCACCAATCTCGCTGACCGCTCTGGTCAATTCGTTGGGTCGTCTGGTTCCCCTACATCTGAGATCAGGGCGCCTTCTTCGTCTGAGAAGCCCATCAAGATTGCGGTGGTCTTTCAGGATTGTGTACTTGGTCTCAACCCGCGTAATTCGCCTGCAAAGGCTCTTGTGGTTCTAACGAATTCCAAGTTCGGTGGTGCGGTGCACGGGGATGAATCGTCGGAAGCCAATCTTGACATCAGAAAAGCGTCGATCCTCATAATTGACGACACCAAAAATGAGGGAAGCGTTGACAATCTGCGACAGCGCACCTCAGCAGTCACTCAGAGCGATCAGGTGCAAGAATATATCTCACTTGGCTATGTTCCCGTCTCATCTTTGTCCACCGCGACTGCGGCAGTCAAGATTATGCGACTTGCTGAAGACGGGTCCAAGTCTCTCGACGTCGAGCTGAAAAACCGTCTCTTGATTCTGGAAACTTGTGCGGACTCAACCCAGACTCTCATCAACATCTTGAATGGTCTTCAACCGCCTACCCCTCCCAGTGTTGCGGTCAAATATCGTACCGAGGTCACGCCACTCCAGGATATGCTCGCCTCTTTCTCGGGCAACGACTTTGATGCAGAAGTCCAACCAGCGCGCTCGCCTGAAGGTACCGCAGAAGTATCTGAGGTTAATAGTGATGAACTCGAGTACGTCAGCGAATTCTACCCTAAAGGCTACGAGCCTCCGGATGCCACTGCCTCGGAGCCGCCCGAGGTCAGCGCCAGTGGTGAACTGGCTGATAGCTTTCAGTCCAATTTCCACGTCTCATCGAGTCTCACCGAGCTTGACTTTCAAGAGGACCATTTCGCCAAAAGTTCTGCTGTTGGAGGAACTGCACATCGCTGGGATACCGCGGAGAACACGTACGGTCTCTCCAATGATCAAAAGCTTCACAAGAGTCCTCTGCGCGTCAGAGTGCGAGATGTGCATGTGATTTGGAATCTCTTCGATGGCTTTGACTGGCAACGAACAAGAGATACCATATCTAAAGCCGTCGAGGAAGTTGAGATGAAGGCTACGGAGCGACGGGCTCGAACATCCCGCATGTTCCCAGCAgctgaagaggaagaagaatctgTCATTGGCgatttcctcttcaattcGATTTACATTGGCATACCCGCCAACAAAGATCCCCGGGAGTTGCATCGAGAAATAAATCGCGACATCAACGACCTCTCCAGCGAAACTGGAAGCTATGCTACGTCCACGACCGTCACTGGTGTTACGCCTCGACAAGGCCGTTCTACGCatgtgagagagaagaagaagcttcgCTTGCATCGTAGCAAGCATCATAAAATGACATTCGAGTTGTCGGGTATATGTGCGGATCTCGTCGTCTTCCCGCCTGGTTCAGAAGAGACTCAAAGCTCCCTGGATGTACGCATCAAGGACTTGGAAGTCTTTGACCATGTTCCTACTTCGACATGGAAGAAGTTCGCCACCTACCTTCATGAGGCTGGTGAGCGCGAGAGTGGGACAAGTATGATTCATCTGGAAATCTTGACAGTGAAGCCGATTCCGGAGCTCGCAGCATCGGAGATCGTCTTAAAG GCCACCGTACTACCACTCCGGTTGCATGTCGATCAAGATGCTCTTGATTTCATGAGTCGATTCTTCGAATTCCGGGATGCATCAGTGGAAGCCTCGCCCACTCCTGCAGATGCACCATTTTTGCAGCGCGTTGAGGTCAATGCGATACAGGTCAAGCTTGATTTTAAGCCCAAGCGCGTTGACTATGCCGGGCTCCGATCAGGTCGCACGACTGAGTTTATGAATTTCTTTGTGCTAGATGGATCTGACTTGGTGCTACGACATGTCATTATCTACGGAGTCTCTGGATTCGATCGCCTTGGAATTACTCTCAACGACATTTGGACTCCGGATGTGAAGGCCAATCAGCTGCCGGGTGTTCTTGCCGGTCTTGCGCCTATCCGGTCTCTGGTCAATGTCGGTGGCGGCGTTCGCCAGCTGTTTGTCGTGCCGATGCGTGAATACCAGAAAGATGGCCGAATCGTGCGCAGTATTCAAAAGGGGGCAGTGGCGTTTGCCAAGACCACGTCGAGTGAATTGGTAAAACTGGGAGCCAAACTGGCCATTGGCACACAAACTGTCCTGCAGGGTGCGGAAGATTTGCTCGCCTCTCC